Proteins encoded within one genomic window of Odocoileus virginianus isolate 20LAN1187 ecotype Illinois chromosome 2, Ovbor_1.2, whole genome shotgun sequence:
- the SLC20A1 gene encoding sodium-dependent phosphate transporter 1 isoform X3 has translation MQAALEITARYCGRELEQYGQCVAAKPESWQRDCHHLKMSIAQCTSAHPIIRQIRQACLEPFKAFEECLRQNEAAVGNCAEHVRRFLQCAEQVQPTHRPSTLEAHPLPAS, from the exons GCAGGCAGCCCTGGAGATCACTGCTCGCTACTGCGGCCGGGAGCTGGAGCAGTATGGCCAGTGTGTGGCAGCCAAGCCGGAGTCATGGCAGCGAGACTGTCACCACCTTAAGATGAGCATTGCCCAGTGCACGTCCGCCCA CCCAATCATCCGTCAGATCCGCCAGGCCTGTTTGGAACCTTTCAAGGCCTTTGAGGAATGTCTTCGACAGAATGAAGCCGCCGTGGGCAACTGTGCGGAGCACGTGCGCCGATTCCTGCAGTGTGCGGAGCAGGTGCAGCCAACACACAGACCCTCCACCTTGGAG